DNA sequence from the Streptomyces sp. CA-210063 genome:
CGGGTCAGCCAGGACGGTCTGCGCGCGACCCAGGAGGGTTACGTCACCGACCGGTTCAGCCGGGCGGTCGACCAACTCGGCAGCGACAAGCCGGACGTACGCATCGGCGGGCTCCACGCGCTGTGGCGGATCGCGGAGCACTCGGCGCGGGACCGCGAGGCGATCCTCTCCATCCTGGCCGCGTACCTGCGTACGCGTCTGCCCTGGCCGCCCACCGGACCGGAGGCCCCGGCGGCGGAGACGCCGATCAACGACGTCGTGCCGTTGGAGGTACGGACGGCCGACGCCCAAGTGGCGCTGACCGGACTCGGCGTGCTGCTGCTGCACCCCCGGGAGCAGTCGTGGCTCAACCTGAGCGTCACCGACCTGCGACGGGCCGACTGCGACGGACTGTGGCTGACGGCGGTCAACCTCGACCGGTCCTGCCTGGAAGCGGCGGGCCTCTATCACGCCAACCTGACCCGGGCCTCCCTCGTCTCCGCCAACCTGCGGCACGCCGACCTCAAGACCGCGATCCTGCGCCGCGCCCGCCTCGCCCTGGCCGACCTGCGGGGCGCGCGACTCGTCGAAACGGACCTGCGCGAGGCCGACTTCACCGAGGCCGACCTGCGCGAGGCGAACCTGCGCAAGGCCGACGCGTCCGGCGCCGTCCTCCACCGCGCCGACCTCCGCCTGGCCGACCTCCGCGGCACCGACCTGACCACCGCCGACCTCACCGAGGCCCGCCTCACCGGTGCCCTCACCAGCGATCACACCCGCTGGCCCCCCGACTTCGACCCCACCACCGCCGGCCTCGTCCCCACGGAAGACCCCGGCCCCGAACCCCCACCCCTTCTCCAGCCCCCGGGCATCACCACCCGACACCCACCTCTGCGCTCGATGCGGTGATGACCGAGGGGGCCGGCGCATGAGGCCGTGAGGACGCTGTTCGATGCGGGGTGTGTCGCGGGGTGCGTCGCGGGGTTCGTCCTTGCGTGGGCGGCCGGCCGGGACTAACGTACAACCATATGGTTGTAGAAGAGCTGAGTGAGGCGGATGCCGACCGTATCTTCCATGCCCTGGCGGACGCGACCCGCCGCGACATCATCGCCCGGGTGATCCGCGCGGAGGAGTCCGTGTCGGCGCTCGCGCAGCACTACCCCATGAGCTTCGCTGCGGTGCAGAAGCATGTGGCGGTTCTCGAACGTGCTTCGCTCGTCACCAAGAGAAGGCGCGGAAGGGAGCAGATCGTGCATGCCGACATGGCGGCGCTCGGCCGGGCGGCCCGTCTCCTCGACGCGTACGAGGAGCTCTGGCGGCATCGCGCGGCAGGCATCGAACAGATCCTGGCCGAAGACCGAGAAGGTGAAGGGAAGGCAGAACGATGACTGTGATCAGTTCGCACAAGGACACCGAGGCGTTGACGCTGACGTTCGTCGCCGAGTTCGACGCCGCCCCCGAGCGCGTATGGCAGGTATGGGAGGACCCGCGCCAGCTGGAGCGCTGGTGGGGACCGCCCACATGGCCGGCCACCTTCGAGCAGCACGAGTTCCTGGTGGGAGGCAGGTCCCGTTACTTCATGACCGGCCCGGAGGGCGAGAAGGCGCGCGGATGGTGGACGATCACCGCGATCGAAGCGCCGCACCGGCTGGAGTTCGACGACGGTTTCGCCGGTGATGACGGCGAGCCCGTCACCACCATCGAGCCCACCCATGCCGTCGTGACGATCGAGGCGCTCGGAACCCGCTCGCGCATGACGACGGTCACGACGTTCGTCAGCACCGAGCAGCTCGAAAAGATGTCGGCCATGGGCATGGAAGAGGGCATGCGCCTGGCCATGGGCCAGATCGACGCGCTGCTCGCCGACGCCCCACGCTGACACGTCCCCCGGCGTCCCCCCACCACGTCCGCCCGGGCTCGCGGAACCGTCGAGCCCGGAGCCCGGAGCCCGGGGCATACGGCGCGGTCCGACCTCGATCAGTCACCGGAACGGGGCGAGGCATGGTCCTGGACCGAAAGTGGCAGGGTCCGCTGAGATGTAGGCCGGTCGTCCGGGAGGCTCCGTGAGCGCGAACAAGTGGGTCAGCACCTCGATGCCGTATCTGACCCGGCGGGAGAAGGGGCAGGGCGACGCCTGGGGCGCCGACGCGGCGGCCCAGGGGCGCCGGGGCACCCAGCGGATTCTCTACGCCGGTGAGGTGCCGGCACCCGCCGAGGTGGCGCGGCTGTTCGGGCTGGCCGAGGGCGAGACCGTCGTCGTACGCCGCCGCCTGATCCTCCTCGACGACGAGCCGAACGAACTGACCGACACCTACTACCCCGTCGACATCGCCCGCGGCACCCGCCTCGCCGGAACCGCCAAAATCCCCGGCGGAGCCGTCACGTTGCTCGCCGAACTGGGCCACGTCGGCGCCCTCGTCCGCGAGGACGTGACGGCCGACCTCCCGGACGACGAGGAGCGGGAGACCCTGAGGACCGCACCGGGAGAGCCGGTCCTCCGGCTGACCAGGGTCACCCTGGACCACGACGACCGCCCCCTCCAGGTCGACCGCATGGTCATGCCGGCGCTACGGCAGCGACTGCGCTACGAGATCGCGATCGACAACGGAGTCGGATGACGAGGCCGAGACCGAGGCCGAACCCGACGCCCCGACCGCCGCTCCCTGCATGAACCTTCCCGGCTGCCTGCCTGCCTGCCCGCCCGGACGTCACCGTCCGCCGTGATGGTCTCGTGTCCGAATGGTGAATGGCTCTGATCGGCGTTGCCTACTGGTCAGTCGTGTCTTAGGCATGGGATCAAGAACTTCAGTTCTCAAGTAATGCACGAGTGACACAAGTGAAGGGATGGCCTCCGCCCCCATGAAACCCCCCACCCCGAGGCCCAGGAACCTGCTGCGCGGCGCCCTCGCCGTCATCGCCGCCGGGCTCGCCGCCGTGGTTCCGCTGGCGGGAACGGCCGCCGCCACGCCGTTGACCGGCAAGGCGCAGCGGACCGTCACCACCGCCGACGGTGACACCTTCCGGCTGCGACTGAAGGCCAACCCCGTCGTCCTGCCCGCCGCCGGCGGCACCGTCAAGGTCAAGGGCGCCGGATACAACCGGGCGCAGGGCGTCTTCCTCGCCTTCTGTGTGATCCCGGACGGTGTCAAGGTCGGCGACCCCACCACCTACACCACCCTCCCCGGCCCCTGTCTCGGTGGCCGTGAGGCCCAGGACGGATCGTCGCGCCGCATCACCGACACCGGGACGGGGACACCGGGCATCACCCTCCCGTACGAGAAGGGCGGCACGTTCCGTACGACGCTGAACCTCCGGCCCGAGATCGCCGACGGCAAGGTCTGCGGCGAGACCGTACGCTGCGCGATCGTCACCCGCGCCGACTTCACGGCCACGAACGTGCGGCTGTACGACCAGTACATCCCCGTCCACTTCGTGCCGGGCGGCGCGGGGGCGCGCTAGGGCCGGCGACGCTCGCCGGCGATGTGCCGGGCCGGGTGGCCGCCAGTACGCCAGTACGCCCGCCCAGCCCGGTTCACGGGCCGAACTGCCGGGCGAGGTCCGTCAGTTGGTG
Encoded proteins:
- a CDS encoding ArsR/SmtB family transcription factor, translating into MVVEELSEADADRIFHALADATRRDIIARVIRAEESVSALAQHYPMSFAAVQKHVAVLERASLVTKRRRGREQIVHADMAALGRAARLLDAYEELWRHRAAGIEQILAEDREGEGKAER
- a CDS encoding pentapeptide repeat-containing protein, with translation MAVAGLVGLIALGAILVVLPGAVVDHDLAGASVDARDRLKAVSDVRTTLLQAIGGLAVLFGAYATWRQLRVSQDGLRATQEGYVTDRFSRAVDQLGSDKPDVRIGGLHALWRIAEHSARDREAILSILAAYLRTRLPWPPTGPEAPAAETPINDVVPLEVRTADAQVALTGLGVLLLHPREQSWLNLSVTDLRRADCDGLWLTAVNLDRSCLEAAGLYHANLTRASLVSANLRHADLKTAILRRARLALADLRGARLVETDLREADFTEADLREANLRKADASGAVLHRADLRLADLRGTDLTTADLTEARLTGALTSDHTRWPPDFDPTTAGLVPTEDPGPEPPPLLQPPGITTRHPPLRSMR
- a CDS encoding GntR family transcriptional regulator; translated protein: MSANKWVSTSMPYLTRREKGQGDAWGADAAAQGRRGTQRILYAGEVPAPAEVARLFGLAEGETVVVRRRLILLDDEPNELTDTYYPVDIARGTRLAGTAKIPGGAVTLLAELGHVGALVREDVTADLPDDEERETLRTAPGEPVLRLTRVTLDHDDRPLQVDRMVMPALRQRLRYEIAIDNGVG
- a CDS encoding SRPBCC family protein; translated protein: MTVISSHKDTEALTLTFVAEFDAAPERVWQVWEDPRQLERWWGPPTWPATFEQHEFLVGGRSRYFMTGPEGEKARGWWTITAIEAPHRLEFDDGFAGDDGEPVTTIEPTHAVVTIEALGTRSRMTTVTTFVSTEQLEKMSAMGMEEGMRLAMGQIDALLADAPR